Proteins found in one Pempheris klunzingeri isolate RE-2024b chromosome 6, fPemKlu1.hap1, whole genome shotgun sequence genomic segment:
- the LOC139202643 gene encoding regulator of G-protein signaling 5-like gives MCKGLATLPATCLKSAKDIKHKISFLLQKPEPQTTDQKQIKEKTAAAAAANRAPTSAEVEKWKESFNHVMSSTMGRTVFTNFLKSEFSEENMDFWVACEDYKRTAPSMLATRAKQVYQQYVEADAPNEVNLDAATREETRQNVENACPFCFEGAQKMIYTLMEKDSYRRFLNSKLIQDLRQTQTTGAREKKKKNCDWAESRQVLTGGA, from the exons ATGTGTAAAGGACTTGCAACACTTCCTGCAACATGCTTGAAAAG TGCCAAAGACATCAAGCACAAAATAAGCTTCTTACTCCAGAAGCCTGAACCCCAAACAACAGATCAGAAGCAGATAAAAGAgaagactgctgctgctgctgctgcaaacag gGCGCCCACTTCGGCTGAAGTGGAGAAATGGAAGGAGTCTTTCAACCACGTGATGAGCAGCACAA TGGGTCGTACGGTTTTTACCAACTTCCTGAAGTCAGAGTTCAGCGAGGAGAACATGGACTTCTGGGTCGCCTGCGAAGACTACAAGAGGACCGCACCCTCCATGCTTGCCACCAGAGCCAAGCAGGTCTACCAGCAGTATGTGGAGGCAGATGCTCCAAATGAG GTAAACTTAGATGCGGCGACTAGAGAGGAAACGAGGCAGAACGTTGAGAACGCCTGCCCATTTTGTTTCGAGGGGGCTCAGAAGATGATCTACACCTTGATGGAAAAAGACTCCTACAGGCGCTTTCTCAACTCAAAACTGATCCAGGATCTGCGTCAGACGCAGACCACTGGTGCtcgggagaagaagaagaagaactgtgACTGGGCTGAGAGCAGGCAGGTGTTAACTGGTGGCGCTTAA
- the LOC139202393 gene encoding regulator of G-protein signaling 5-like yields MCKGLAALPQTCLERAKEIKSKLGVLLQKPENAIDLIIPYPEKAEKKPEKLQKPTPDEAAQWRESLDRVLNNNYGVAAFRSFLQSEFSDENIEFWVACEEFKKTKNPVKMAAKAKKIYEDFIQSEGPREVNIDHFTKDVTLRNLVDLSPATFDLAQKRIHALMEKDSFGRFLRSEQYQDLLVN; encoded by the exons ATGTGTAAAGGATTAGCTGCCTTACCCCAAACCTGCCTGGAAAG AGCCAAGGAGATCAAGTCGAAATTGGGAGTTTTACTGCAGAAGCCAGAAAATGCCATCGACCTGATCATCCCCTACCCCGAGAAGGCTGAGAAGAAGCCCGAGAAGCTACAGAA GCCTACTCCTGATGAGGCTGCTCAGTGGCGTGAGAGTCTGGACCGAGTCCTGAACAACAACT ATGGTGTGGCTGCTTTCCGCAGCTTCCTGCAGTCTGAGTTCAGTGATGAGAATATTGAGTTCTGGGTAGCCTGTGAGGAGTTCAAGAAGACCAAGAACCCAGTGAAGATGGCCGCCAAGGCCAAGAAGATCTATGAAGACTTCATCCAGTCTGAGGGACCCAGAGAG GTGAACATTGACCACTTCACCAAGGATGTGACCCTGAGGAACCTGGTGGATCTCTCCCCTGCCACCTTTGACCTGGCCCAGAAGAGGATCCACGCCCTGATGGAGAAAGACTCCTTCGGTCGTTTCCTGCGGTCTGAGCAGTACCAGGACCTCCTGGTCAACTAA